The window GTGAAGTCGACGTCCCTATTCTCGGGCCTCATATAGACCAAGACGAAGCGCCAGTAGTCCACCGGCATGAGCTTAAGCGCCTCGTCTATCCATATGCCCCATCTACGGCTCTTGGAGAACTTATCGCCTTCGTAGTTCAGATATTCCGTCGACGATGTCGTGAGCCTTGTGGTGTAGCCCCCGCCGTTCGCCATTATGAGCGCGGGCAGTATTATGACGTGGAAGGGTATGTTGTCCTTGCCCACGAAGAACACCGCCTTAGTGGACGGATCTAGCCAGAACTCCCTCCACCTATCCGGCTCGCCTCTCTTCTCGAAGTATTCCTTGACAGCCGAGATGTAGCCCAGGACCGCCTCGAACCACACGTAGATGGTCTTGCCCTCGGCGCCGGGAAACGGGGCGGGGATCCCCCACTTGTTGTCCCTCGTTATCGCCCTCGGCCTCAGCCCCTCCTTGAGTATGCCCAGGGCCATCTCCCGCGCGTTTTGGGGCAACTCCTTGTTCCCCTCGACGTATCTCCTCACAGCGTCCTCCAACTTCCTCAGATCCAAATACCAGTGTTTGGTCCTGCGCCACTCGGGCTTGGCGCCGCAGACAGCGCATCTGGGCTCTATAAGGAGGCGGGGCTCCAGAAGCCTCCCGCACCTCTCGCATTGATCCCCCCTCGCCCTCTCGTATCCGCAGTAGGGGCATTTCCCTATAACGAACCTATCCGGCAGGAATATCTTGTCGTTGGGACAGTAGGGCAACTCGTCCTCCTGTGTAAATACATATCCATTTTCGTAGATCTTCTTAAAGAAGTCCTTTGTAAACTCTATATGGGTATTGCTGTGGGTATGCGTGTATAGGTCAAAGGAAATGTTCCACCGCCTAAACAGCTCGGCAACTATCCCGTGCATCCTCATAGCGTAGTCCTGCGGGTCTACCCCCAGCTGTATCGCCTCGACCTCTATCGGCGTGCCGTGCATGTCGGAGCCCGAGACGAAGACAACCTCGTGGCCCCTCAGTCTGAGGTAGCGCGCATACACGTCGGCGGACAGCACCGACCCTATCATGTTGCCGAGGTGCGGCACCGACTGGACGTAGGGCCAGGCGCTGCCGATGACGAATTTAGCCATAGCTCGACTATCTCGGCTTTATTAAGGCTTTAAGAGGTATAGCCCACGGCCGACCTGCCGGAACGCCGGCTATCTGCCGAACCTCCTCTGCCGCGTCGCGTATTCCTCCAGGACCGCCCGGAGATCCTCCCTCTCGATCTCGGGCCAGTATTTGTCGAGGAAAAACAACTCGCTGTACGCCGTCTGATACAGCAGGAAGTTGCTCAGGCGCTTCTCGCCGCCCGTCCTTATCAACACGTCGGGCTCGGGGTGTTTGAGATATGATGTGTCGAGGCATCGGAACAGGGAATTCTCGTCGACAGCCTCAAGCCTTACCTCCCCGCTTATTATCCTCTTGATACATCTAACTATCTCGGCCCTCCCGCCGTAGCCTAACGCCAGCGTTAAGTCGTAGTCGCTGTAGGACGACGTGATGTCCTCCAGCCTCTCCATCTCCTTGACAAGGTCTTGGGGCAACAACGAGCGGTCGCCGATGAACCGCACTCTGACCTTGTTCTCGTGTATTATGGGATCCTCCTGAGTTCTCCTTATCTCGTTCTTGAAGATCCTGAACAGAACCTCCAGCTCCGCCCTGCTCCTCTGCAGGTTCTCTGTAGATAGCGCGAAGAACGTCATGTGCCGTATATCCCTATACTCGAGAACCCACGTCGCGAATTTGCGGACCTTCTCGACGCCGTGTCTATAGGCCTCTACGAGCGATAGGCCGTACTTCCTGGCATATCTCCTATTCCCGTCAGGTATCACCGCTATATGTCTGGGCAACTCAGCAGACATGTTCCCCTACATGTTCGTCTGATGGCTCCAATAAGGTAAGCAGGGTTGGCTTGTCGCAGGTGGCTAGCAACATGCCCTGGCTCTCATAGCCCATCAACCTCCTCGGCTGGAGGTTCGCCACAACGATTACGTACTTCCCCACCAACGCCTCCGGCGCGTAGTGCTCGGCTAGGCCGGCCACAATCTGCCTTTTCTCGGACCCTAGATCCACTACGAGCCTTATGAGCTTCTTTGAGCCTTCAATCCTCTGGGCCTCGAGAACCTTGCCGACCTTTAGCTCTATCTTCTTAAAGTCGTCTATGCTGATAAGGCTCACAGAAGGGGGTTTCCGAAATATATATAAGTGTTATGTGCGTTCAGAGTTTTAAGTCCTTATACG of the Thermoproteus uzoniensis 768-20 genome contains:
- the metG gene encoding methionine--tRNA ligase, producing the protein MAKFVIGSAWPYVQSVPHLGNMIGSVLSADVYARYLRLRGHEVVFVSGSDMHGTPIEVEAIQLGVDPQDYAMRMHGIVAELFRRWNISFDLYTHTHSNTHIEFTKDFFKKIYENGYVFTQEDELPYCPNDKIFLPDRFVIGKCPYCGYERARGDQCERCGRLLEPRLLIEPRCAVCGAKPEWRRTKHWYLDLRKLEDAVRRYVEGNKELPQNAREMALGILKEGLRPRAITRDNKWGIPAPFPGAEGKTIYVWFEAVLGYISAVKEYFEKRGEPDRWREFWLDPSTKAVFFVGKDNIPFHVIILPALIMANGGGYTTRLTTSSTEYLNYEGDKFSKSRRWGIWIDEALKLMPVDYWRFVLVYMRPENRDVDFTWQTAVEVVNKVLNDDVGNFAHRVLSFIKTRFGGVLPGPGPSTPPDAEFVEAVAKYVKSAEAHYDRIELKEALMDAVEIAREGNKYLNLRAPWQLVKERPEEAGTVMYNSYKALMALAALLYPVIPSSAEKLWSMMGLQPPVRWPNADPAPGIKLGEVEPLFKKIDKNELDAMLAELRRLREERWSKKYPWDQVVL
- the uppS gene encoding polyprenyl diphosphate synthase, with amino-acid sequence MSAELPRHIAVIPDGNRRYARKYGLSLVEAYRHGVEKVRKFATWVLEYRDIRHMTFFALSTENLQRSRAELEVLFRIFKNEIRRTQEDPIIHENKVRVRFIGDRSLLPQDLVKEMERLEDITSSYSDYDLTLALGYGGRAEIVRCIKRIISGEVRLEAVDENSLFRCLDTSYLKHPEPDVLIRTGGEKRLSNFLLYQTAYSELFFLDKYWPEIEREDLRAVLEEYATRQRRFGR
- the metG gene encoding methionine--tRNA ligase subunit beta; the protein is MSLISIDDFKKIELKVGKVLEAQRIEGSKKLIRLVVDLGSEKRQIVAGLAEHYAPEALVGKYVIVVANLQPRRLMGYESQGMLLATCDKPTLLTLLEPSDEHVGEHVC